Within the Drosophila miranda strain MSH22 chromosome Y unlocalized genomic scaffold, D.miranda_PacBio2.1 Contig_Y2_pilon, whole genome shotgun sequence genome, the region ttcctcgtgcatctctattgacgattttcgacccacaacgctggagtaccaaaacttagagcagcaatgcaggaagcagctgctcgagtgccaggtgcaagtggaaaaactgcgatcggagaatcaggaactgcagcgcgaacttttccatatattaaaaacctacatattcacgccaaatgaaattcaactttcaacagtttctacattgccaaatttccttccattctatgcaattacagaggttcccgatgatcaagacgtaatcacgacaagccgccttcgtaaagaagcgccgattgctgcgttcgacgatcatcccagcgtagccgccagctgcgcccaagcaagcatcttcaagagggccgttggaaaaatagcggttctgcccctttaggatggatctgttgaaagactttgccttccaacggggggtgaatgttcggagcagaacccagccgattagcttaaagggcaggcaagccacacttgcaatttggatgtcacgcattaaagaacatatcgtaattttatttctgcgccgagttttatttaattcgaaataattagtcggccgattggggataaaaaacattatctccacaggtACTATGAACACAGGCTTTCTCCCTGGCCTGACAGATACTCGCAGAGGTTGCTTTTGTCCCACTGTGACAACATCTTTTGCCAAAGAATGCTCTGCAGCTGCTGCACCAGGCCGAACGATATTTTCGAAAACTGAGCTAACTGTACGTCAAATAACCATCCAACAAGCAGAGTGTCCTCATTCCCCATTCGTCTTTTCTCATCCTCGTGCTTTCGTTTTTCATTAGAGAATGAGAACTGCACCGAAAGCCGGAGCCCAAAACTGAATGCAATTACAAAATCCCGAAGCCTGAAGCCTCTTATGTGATCTAAATGTAGTTGCCTGTGACCCGCCCTTCCCCGCTCGCTGCTCGATACCTGCCTCCAGCTTCCCCTGAGAGGCAGACAACCTGCAACAAATAAACACATCAAAATTGCATATTGTTTTGATTGTTTGGTTACCAGGTTTCAGGTTTCAGGTTGCAGTTCGCTTGCTGCCAAAACTGCAGATTAACGCATTTACACTGCAAGTCCTGGGCTTCTGGCGTGTGGTTCCTGGCTGCCAGGCAGGTCCCAGgctcctcttctgcttctggtACTCCTCTACTCCCACAATCACACGACGCACAcgacacatacacacacgaCACACATGGATAGGGGAATATTCTGGATTCAGATTCTGGTTTGTGCATTTCCATGTCTGTTCTCAGTCGTGTGCGTTGCATGCCACGAAAAGGGAGGATGAGCAGATGCGGGCGTCGTGTATTTGGGATTCATATTTCGATAAACAATTATGCCAGAACTTCATTTAAGGTATTCTTCATTCAAGATATAGTAGCTATAATGTGTGGCTGCTAGGCTCTGCCTTACCTCTTCCCAAAATTCTTCGATCCAGTGGATGCTTTTTAAGGTGGCCTTTCGTTCGATTTAAGTGCGGACAAATCGTTGAGGCTCCCCACTCTCACTCTGCTCCCCACTCTATTGTCCATTTTTATGGCCCTGTTGTTTCGCCTTTTGCTGGGTAATGGCGCCATGTGCATGGTGAGATAGAGACGGAGGGGGGAGCTGCAATTGAAAATTTATTTTGTGTGCTCATTTTGCACCTAATTTCGAAGGAGGCCCCCGAGGAAATGAGTTGCAAAAGGAacaaaaatgaaaagtaaGGAACTTCCAAAAAGTTATTTTCCGTGTCCGAACGTATTCTCCTTTCtttttgttcctgtttttttGGGGCTGTCGTGTCCTATCCTTGAGTTCCTTCGTTggttgtatatttattttagaTTTATTGTAATGTCCTGCAAAAAGATTGCCCAACTGGCCTACCCTTCTACCCCCTTCCCTGCTCCACCGCTCTGTCCTGGTGCCTCTCCATTTGCTATTTGCTACCCTTTCTCTTTGCCTTTTTTTTGCGACACACGCATTTGGTATGCAGTTTGCGTTTGTGGCCTGACAGAACATGCCATGGCAGTACAGGACCAGGCTCAGCTTTCATACGCTCGTTGCACAAGACCCCGCCTCTCGTCCTTGCCTCTCGTCCCTCCCGGTCGACTGGATGGCACTGCCAGCCACTTTGGGCTCCAAATATTGAAAGTAATGTTTACGTTTCCGCTTCCGGTTTAAGTCCGTATCCGAACCGTTCACCCAGAACGTTtgtatttcattttaaatttTTGTCATATTGTCTTGGTTCTCTGTCGCGCCTTCTCTCTATATCTCTCTAGACTTTTCtatccatacatacatatatatatatatatatatatatatatagtgacatatctatagtccatgctccgcatatgtctattaccctgcacccacaatactataaacaatacgacaccctcagcttcgaaccctcataaacaatctcacgctcgaaatggacctcgcgtagccgattgcaggcaatgtaaacaaacaccctaaactggaagttgaacataaaacaatagatgccgcactagaatccagccgcactagaatcccacatatcgatcgagtcacgtactccatctccgaagccgaagtcgaagccaacgcctccgaatccaaatccgaatcccaaaccgagcatcataatataaatagtctacatctaagaagccatctcagttctgttcaagacaaacgtcaatcgcgacaccgtcggagaattcaaccaaagttaattccgttcaagacatcagacctcagtcatcgtcggggaaataactaaccaatgtacgctaagtttaagtgaaaaaataaaacctttttttaaacttaaactgaagtgtcgcatatttaactggcgcagccggtaggatctcagttaaaagtgaatcctttttttaagacgatcaattggcgaagtgacagttacagtgcgtaataacctacagtgatcagagaaaaagtaacgctaatactaaagagatccgccaaagaatctacacacgattgaaactcaattaatattagaaaaaataaataaataaaaagaaatcaacatgccgctaacagaaatacacctgaaccaagccttgaagtcaatcaggcaaattccaccatacgacggatgccaagaacgcctaagctcgttcataagcaggattgagtacatctccgaattgtacccaacagaagacatccggcaacaaagcatcatgtacggagccactgagggtcaactgtgcggacgagcacaacttttatcacaaagccttcaacccaacacctggaccgatctaaaagcagccgtaatcagcaaattcaacaaccacactccatacgaaacgctgctacaacaattacacgacaccaaattcaatgggaatattcgtaagttcgtagaggaactagaaattaagtcaaatgttatagtaagtaaactaaatctggagactagcccagaaaataagataatctttaaaaacgctctggcaaatgccaccagacataccatagaagatgctctacccaataaactgttcatcattttagcaaagaaagacatttctactatggctaatctagaaaaatcagctcaagagttaagaatctacgaaaatttcgtaactgataacaagaatcacgaacactcaagaaacggaaataacaatcgtaggaatgttggaacttattaccctcgctatagtagtaacgattataacaatcaaaacccaagtacttccagaaataatcatggatcgaatcgaaataattcaggaaataatgccgtaaataataaaggattatttaacgaatttagaaattccttaaaccagggcagagtacagaatcccaccaactatcaaatcaatcagactcaggcaggtagcagtagccaaagcggacaaatgaaaatggatgtaaattttcagcagagtgcctcggaagaaatcgaggaagaccatatatagaaataatcgtaaataataaaaaattaagaggtatcgcggactcgggatcgtcaataaatataataaaagaaaactatacagattccaaagtcgatagcgacaacctcaccgtccataccatcaatggacccgtccgtctgactcagagcattacacgtaatgcaaccaaaaactgtccgacaaaacaaaaattttatattcataatttttctgaaaattatgacatactcttaggcagagaatatttgatggccagcaaagccgtcatcgattaccgaaaggaaacggtaacgttaggagaaaggtcatacccaatcatccaaagtggagaagcaattgccgtcggcaagaccgcacacaaaggtgataagccatcttcaaaggaagatataactacacctaagtgccttgacccatctcctgaaggagagcaatacttcgcttccgcattagagaatgaattaagggaatgcaaccagctaaggttggaacaaTTAAATGACGaaaaaaaggagaaactaaagaaagttctctatgaatttaaggacgtgcagtataaagaaggtgacattttgaccttcactagtactataaagcacgaaattaaaacccatcacgaagatcctgtatatcgtcgaccatataaatatgctcaaatacacgatcaagaagtgactcaacaaatcaaagatatgattagacagggaatcattcgtaagtcgaattctccctattgtgcacccttcgctatgataccaaagaaaatagatgcttcaggaaagcagaaagttcgtatggtagtagattatagaagtctaaacgaggtgacaatcaaggataaatttcctacacccagaatggacgaaatactagataaactaggtaggtgccaatatttcacaacaatcgatttagctaagagATTCTAAgaggaacctagctcaatcccaaaaacagctttctccacgaagcatggtcacTACGAgctcactcgtatgccctttgggctaaccactgcccccgctaccttccaaagatgtatgaacaatctgctagaagagttaatcttcaaagattgcctcgtatacttagacgacatcattatattttccacttcattggaagaacacctgttgtcactaaggagagtatttggaaagttgagagacgccaacttaaagctacaaatggataagtgtgaattcctgaagaaagaaacggaattcctaggccatgtagtaacaactaacggcatagttcctaatccaaagaaaatatctgccataataaacttcccaatacccaatacaaccacaaaaataaaatcattcataggtttatgtggattctaaaggaaattcattcccatcttcgctaatatagcgaAATCTATGACACttaaattaaagaaacgagcagtcatagacccaacagaggaaaaatacgtcgaggccttcgaaaaattgaaagtacttatcacctcagaccccatcctcgcattcccagatttcaacagaatgttcacggtaacaaccgatgcaagtaacattgcattaggagcagtgttgtcgcaagaccacaaaccaatctgctatgcaagtagaaccttaaacgaacacgaaatcaattattcagcaatagaaaaggagttactagctatagtttgggcaactaagtatttcagatcatacctgtttggtagaacgtttgagatattaagtgatcacaagcccttgatttggttgaataacctcaaggaaccaaatatgaagctacaacgatggaagatcaaattaaacgaatttgacttcaaaataaaatatttacccggaaaggagaaccatgtagccgatgcgctatcaagagtaaacattaacgaaaacctactcggggaaaccattaatagtgattgtgcaacggtccatagcgcgcaagaagataatacaaattatattccacttacagagagaccaatcaattactataataggcaaatataactgattaaaggtaataagGATAAGttagaaacatcccactatttccacaagatactgataaaaatcacatataccgaaatgacagaatcattagcaaaagatataataaaggaatatgtgtgtaccaaaaagagtgcactatatttccataacgaagtagacttcccactgttccaaagggcattccaggagataatcagtccaaatcacttcactaaactgattaaatccagtaccaaactcataaatattccgagctactccgaattcaaagaacaaatattgaagaatcataaagagctacttcacccaggtatcgaaaagaccactaattggtttaaaggaaaattctactaccccgattatcaaaagttaatccaaaatattatcaatgaatgtcctacgtacaacgttgctaaaacagagcatcgtaGCACCAATttaaccttcgaaatcacccctgaaatacaaaatatcagagaaaagtatgtcatggatttctatttggtaggcaatcaacaattcctaacatgcattgatgtatattctaaattcgctacccttatagaagttaagagtcgtgactggttagaaaccaagagagccatcataaaagtctttaacgaaatgggcaagccacagggaattaaagccgacaaagattcagcctttatgtgcgcagcattgcaagcatggttgaatgcggaaaatgtgaaaatcgaaatcactaccagtaaaaacggagtttctgatgtagaacgactacataaaacgatcaatgaaaaattaagaatcatttcaagtgaggataacatagaaaacaagctcacaaaattcgagttaattctatacacttataaccataaaacggttcataatactacaaaaagatccccagctgataaTTTTCTGTATAAtccggactaccagattataacacccaactgaataaagttaggaagatcaatcatttgaataacgatagaatcgactttgaagtagacacacgctacaagaatgcacccctagttaaaacaaaaacaaccaacccgttcaaaagaacaggggaaattaggcaggtagacgaaaagcactttgaagagaaaatagagggaggaaaatcacccactataaaacgaaattcaaaagaaagaaaaaatctaataaaagtaaatacgataattccagagtacccgaagagagtactgggaatccggagctacaacatgattaagattataatcttactaatgttcaccgtcctacagtcttccggacagaatatagagatagatcccatcaactcaaggaatggatatctcatattcaaaacatacccattaattatgaataccattatctaacaattaatataacaagaacagatgaaacatatcagagtttactagaacaggcaacccaatttaataacgtaatccaagttcaatatttaatcgagaaattgcaacgtgaattcaacggcatcaaaatagccaaaagaaacaaaagaggccttataaatgcagtaggcacagtatataaatatctatttggaacattagatcaagatgataaagtcgaattagaagggaaaataaacaatctggctagccacagtgtttaagctaacgaattaaacttagtaattcaagcagtaaattctggcatagaagttgtcaataaattaaacaaggataatgatagaaataagcaactagagatattaatatttaaccttcaacattttacagagtacatagaggatattgaattaggcatgcagctaacaagattagggatctttaatccaaaattattgaggcaggattacctgaaacacatcgattcagagaaattattaaatatcaaaacatctacctggttgaaatcagacactaacgaaatactaataatttccaacatcccacgagagatcagaaatattcctatacttaaaattgtcccatatccagatgaagataataacatcctcactgacctaacgcaaaacaattattacgttctagaaaacgaggtatatgaaaaagaatcaaaacgaaaaataaatgacgaatgtatttcaggaatagtcaaacatgtagaaacaaaatgtccatacaccaaagcacaccaaaactttcaaataagtttcatagaacccaatatattgttaacttggaaatgaccaaaaaccatattaaaccaagattgcctaaaccatgaaataaaagtagaaggtaacgcattaataaaaatacataattgcagtatacagttaaatgaattcttaatatccaactccataccagaatttgcacaaagaatctacatcaacaataacgtaacaaaaattaaaccattgtcttatttgcaaaccaaagaaatcgtaataaaaaatacgcgattaaataatgcattacatgtaagcttaatactactatttgtcataatcataataggattaagctacaaattgtttaatctaagtaaaagcaataagcctaaaacccCAGTTGGCATTGGGAGGGGTACTTCAATTCGGTGGAAATCACTAACGGTCTGCAAACCCTTTAGATTAATGCATCAGAGACTGAAGATTAAGAACAAACACTCAACACATACAACATAAGGACAGGTGTGATTCACTGTGGAAACATCCTTGATTAGATTCCAGACAATCTTGGCCACCGGCTGATTCCGTTTCCTCATGAATTCGCAGGCGTCAAAGGTGAAGTCCCAAAGAAATGGCATATAGCCATTGGCCCTCTTCATCACTTTAAATCGGAGAAAGATATTGTTTGCGGGGGGTAGGAAGGTGGCATTCACATTCAAACTGGTCTTGTTCCGGGAGTAGGCCTTCAGGCGACAATAGTGGACCTCCACCCACGATTTGTTGTACGACGGACACTTGGCATTAGTCATTTTAACGAAGGGTGCTTCCTGAAACACGCTGCTTATTAGCTTGAAGATTATTTCCGATTAGATACGAGTATAGAACCTTACACTGCCAATGAGAAAGATGGCAAAAAAAACCATTCCAAAAGAGAGTTCAGCAACTTGAGCAGTTTATAGTTCATTGCTTCCGGTCCGAGCTGCTGCTTACGACTACCGATAGAAGAACTTCGATGTTGATGGTTGGATACAGATtaatatgcaaaaaattataagAGGAAATCGAGCGAAACTATCTGTTATATGGTAATCGATCTGCTACCTAATTAACCTGGCCAATTAAActttgttggggcggaaggggtatggcgaaattttgaaacaaactcgtctcggtccgatatattaggagtgtggataccaaatttggttgctctagcttttatagtctctgagatctaggcgctaatgttttactctaagcaaagccgcctatgctacgtgtgtgttagaaagagacagggcgagaaaaaatgaaattgttttcttgatgctggctataataataatacgatccaattcagattccgcagtcttaaagatatggtcattctctacaattctacgtttttggttttctcatatctttaaaattgtggatgccacagattttcgtcctttgtgggggcggaagtgggcggggcgaagttttgaaatagacggacggacagacggacagacggacagacagacagacagacagggcccaatcgactcggctattgatgctgatcaagaatatatatactttatggggtcggaaacgattccttctggacgttacacacatccacttttaccacaaatctaatataccccaatactcattttgagtatcgggtataaaaatacataattgcagtgtacagttaaacgaattcttaatatccaactccataccagaatttgcacaaagcatctacatcaacaataacgtaacaaaaaattaaaccattgtcttctttgcaaaccaaagaaatcgtaatagaaaatacgcgattaaataatgtattacatgtaagcttaatactactatttgtcataatcataataggattaagctacaaattgtttaatcaaagtaaaagcaataagcctaaaaccgacccgcacatagaaacacccttagacgaagacgaggaatccccagcaggcacagttttagacgcacctgaactatatccaaggataatcgcctgaggacaggcttaaatctaacaatgggggagtgacatatctatagtccatgctccgcatacccttgtctatgtctattaccctgcacccacaatactataaacaatacgacaccctcagcttcgaaccctcataaacaatctcacgctcgaaatggaccacgcgtagccgattgcaggcaatgtaaacaaacaccctaaactggaagttgaacataaaacaatagatgccgcactagaatccagccgcaccagaatcacgccactcttcagagatcaattactaatcgattctcaagaatcacaccatcctagctgaccaatcagaggccctattctcagccaccaccaagtaatgcaacaccgctcatacgcagcggaagcctttcatcaaaagccgcctttcccacatatcgatcgagtcacgtactccatctccgaagccaaagtcgaagccaacgcctccgaatccaa harbors:
- the LOC117192846 gene encoding uncharacterized protein LOC117192846, which gives rise to MVFFAIFLIGSEAPFVKMTNAKCPSYNKSWVEVHYCRLKAYSRNKTSLNVNATFLPPANNIFLRFKVMKRANGYMPFLWDFTFDACEFMRKRNQPVAKIVWNLIKDVSTVNHTCPYVGLQTVSDFHRIEVPLPMPTGVLGL